One genomic segment of Rhizorhabdus phycosphaerae includes these proteins:
- a CDS encoding tetratricopeptide repeat protein, which produces MKFNVEQNLRKALSSARSGDNAGAEKIYRQILAAFPANKRALAGLRELSNPFAGRSYEQGVEAVLSLYDQGRMPEALEAIQSMLDLFPKRADLHNLAGAIQSGLGRWDDALASYGEAIRLNPADGDAHTNRSIALLRLHRLEEAADAGDRAIKVAPYSAGAHSNRAMVLRMLGRSSEAAAGYDRAIELDPRSAELHYNRGNLLQDLGKLKDAIASYDAAIALKPGYAAAYCNRGNAQRILGLHFEALASYDAAIGIDADFAEAHSNRGIVLRELKRRDEALESCALAASLHPDSAAILYNHATILQDLNRLEEAVSAYDRAIQLEPDHVEAHINRGGVLITLHRFEEALASFLKVADLRPDEAANHYNLANALHLLHRVDEAVASYRRAVALKPDHVEAQAHLLYQRARMCAWDAADDRAALSAIHGTDDAIPPFSMLAIEDDAERHLLRSKTWVRKKIKGPGLSFPRKRNDDPRIRIGYFSADFHNHATMHLMAKLLERHDRSRFEIHAFSYGLIKDAFTDRAAKAVDMFHDVSGLDDRAISQLAKDQQIDIAVDLKGHTYEARLGIFSHRPAPVQIAYLGYPGSTGASFMDYLIADEVVVPETHSQFYSEQIIRLPGCYQVNDDSRAVPESLHTRAELGLPTEGVVFCSFNSNYKIRPPEFGIWMDILRQVDGSVLWLLRDNPWVEANLKREAAARGIAPDRLIFSDKAAVAEHLARHHGADIFLDSFNCNAHTTASDALWAGLPIVTKLGQSFAARVAGSLLHGLGLPELVTETEADYARLAIDLARQPDRLAAIKQKIAANRRTAPLFDTEAFTRNIERAYEMAHQRHLDGLRPAPLTIGLASDERRKRAA; this is translated from the coding sequence ATGAAATTCAATGTCGAGCAGAATCTGCGCAAGGCGCTCTCCTCCGCGCGCTCCGGCGACAACGCCGGAGCCGAGAAGATCTATCGGCAAATCCTGGCAGCCTTCCCCGCCAACAAACGTGCGCTGGCGGGATTGCGTGAGCTGTCGAATCCCTTTGCCGGCCGCTCCTACGAGCAGGGTGTCGAAGCCGTTCTGTCGCTCTACGATCAGGGGCGGATGCCCGAAGCGCTGGAAGCCATCCAGTCGATGCTCGATCTGTTCCCCAAGCGCGCCGACCTTCATAATCTGGCAGGAGCCATCCAGAGTGGGCTGGGCCGGTGGGACGATGCGCTGGCGAGCTATGGCGAAGCGATACGCCTCAATCCGGCGGATGGAGATGCGCATACCAACCGCAGCATTGCCCTGCTGCGTCTCCACCGCCTGGAAGAGGCCGCGGACGCCGGCGACAGGGCCATAAAGGTTGCGCCGTATTCGGCCGGCGCCCATTCCAACCGCGCCATGGTGCTGCGGATGCTGGGGCGATCGTCGGAAGCTGCGGCCGGTTATGATCGCGCCATAGAACTCGACCCGCGATCGGCCGAGCTTCACTATAATCGCGGAAATCTGCTTCAGGATCTCGGGAAGCTAAAAGACGCGATCGCCAGCTATGATGCCGCGATCGCACTCAAGCCTGGCTATGCGGCCGCCTATTGCAATCGCGGCAACGCACAAAGGATATTGGGCCTGCATTTCGAGGCTCTGGCGAGCTACGATGCGGCCATCGGGATCGATGCCGACTTCGCCGAAGCCCACTCCAACCGCGGCATCGTTCTTCGCGAACTGAAGCGGCGCGACGAGGCACTGGAAAGCTGTGCGCTGGCGGCAAGCCTCCATCCGGACTCTGCCGCGATCCTCTATAATCACGCGACGATATTGCAGGATCTCAATCGCCTCGAGGAGGCCGTATCGGCCTATGATCGGGCCATCCAGCTCGAACCGGACCATGTCGAAGCGCATATCAACCGGGGCGGTGTGCTGATCACCCTGCACCGCTTCGAGGAGGCCCTGGCAAGCTTCCTCAAAGTGGCCGACCTGCGTCCCGACGAGGCGGCGAACCATTATAATCTGGCCAATGCCCTCCATCTGCTCCACCGCGTGGACGAAGCCGTGGCGAGCTATCGCCGGGCGGTCGCGCTGAAGCCGGACCATGTCGAGGCGCAAGCCCATCTGCTCTACCAGCGGGCCCGCATGTGTGCGTGGGACGCGGCCGACGACAGGGCCGCGCTCTCAGCGATCCACGGCACCGACGATGCAATCCCGCCCTTCTCGATGCTGGCGATCGAGGACGATGCCGAGCGGCATCTGCTGCGGTCGAAGACCTGGGTCAGGAAGAAGATCAAGGGCCCCGGCCTCAGCTTCCCGCGCAAGCGCAACGACGATCCCCGCATCCGCATCGGCTATTTTTCGGCCGACTTCCATAACCATGCCACGATGCACCTGATGGCGAAGCTCCTGGAACGGCACGATCGGTCCCGCTTCGAGATCCACGCCTTTTCCTATGGCCTGATCAAGGACGCTTTCACCGATCGCGCCGCAAAGGCCGTCGACATGTTCCACGACGTCAGCGGCCTCGATGACCGCGCCATTTCCCAACTCGCAAAGGATCAGCAGATCGACATCGCCGTCGACCTGAAGGGCCACACATATGAAGCCCGGCTGGGAATTTTCTCCCACCGCCCGGCACCGGTCCAGATCGCCTATCTGGGCTATCCGGGATCGACCGGCGCCAGCTTCATGGATTACCTCATCGCCGACGAGGTCGTGGTCCCGGAAACGCATAGCCAGTTCTATTCGGAGCAGATCATCCGCCTGCCCGGGTGCTATCAGGTCAACGACGACAGTCGCGCCGTGCCCGAATCCCTTCACACGCGCGCGGAACTGGGCCTCCCGACGGAGGGCGTCGTCTTCTGCAGCTTCAACAGCAATTACAAGATCAGGCCGCCGGAGTTCGGCATCTGGATGGACATCCTCCGCCAGGTCGACGGCAGCGTGCTGTGGCTGCTGAGGGACAATCCATGGGTCGAGGCCAATCTGAAGCGCGAGGCCGCGGCGCGCGGCATCGCTCCGGACCGCCTGATCTTCTCCGACAAGGCGGCGGTGGCGGAGCATCTGGCGCGGCACCACGGCGCCGACATCTTCCTCGACAGCTTCAACTGCAACGCCCATACGACCGCCAGCGATGCCTTGTGGGCGGGCCTGCCGATCGTCACCAAGCTGGGCCAGAGCTTCGCCGCCCGCGTCGCCGGCAGCCTGCTTCACGGGCTCGGCCTGCCCGAACTCGTCACCGAGACCGAGGCGGATTACGCCCGACTGGCCATCGATCTTGCACGGCAGCCCGATCGCCTCGCCGCCATCAAGCAGAAGATCGCCGCAAATCGGCGAACGGCGCCCCTGTTCGACACGGAAGCCTTCACCCGAAATATCGAGCGAGCCTATGAGATGGCTCACCAGCGCCACCTCGACGGGTTGCGCCCTGCCCCTCTGACGATCGGCCTTGCAAGCGACGAACGCCGCAAACGCGCGGCATGA
- a CDS encoding glycosyltransferase, whose protein sequence is MHFIWVGDETKRPDNCIDSWRARHPDWQVRIWGNRELQDTEWVNQRHMVEMFERELNGVADLMRWEILHQHGGIVLDADSVCVRPLDDHLLDCEAFACWENEIARPGMIAAGYFGSEAGNIFLGRIIADIAAEPSVINDMAWKTVGPQRLTDAYRKYQYSALRIYPSHYFIPRHFSGVSYDGSDPVYAHQLWGSTLDAYDDLHRQDVTAVADAVVSKPVPPKPVAKPAPEARLAPVRRAVATVPACGSPLEAQHSPYFVQRVTVSEEISQLGRLEVFRYLCEGKRVLHVGCADWPITDPATSLHLALEPYCAVLDGLDVHVEALEQLAPFAKGRLFSSFEQVEDRYDMVLVPEVLEHVPNVAEFMQQLQAVDAECFLISVPDAYQCQARHFDFVSESQTFVEVVHPDHNVWYTPYTFSNTIQKYSDLTVERMWFFNRISLLALLSRQSVALAA, encoded by the coding sequence ATGCATTTCATTTGGGTCGGCGATGAAACGAAGCGTCCCGATAATTGCATCGACAGCTGGCGCGCACGGCATCCCGACTGGCAGGTGCGGATCTGGGGCAATCGCGAGCTGCAGGATACCGAGTGGGTGAACCAGCGCCACATGGTCGAAATGTTCGAGCGCGAGCTCAACGGCGTCGCCGATCTCATGCGCTGGGAAATCCTGCATCAGCATGGGGGCATTGTCCTCGACGCGGATAGCGTCTGCGTTCGCCCGCTGGACGACCACCTGCTCGATTGCGAAGCTTTCGCCTGTTGGGAGAATGAGATCGCGCGGCCAGGAATGATCGCCGCCGGCTATTTCGGGAGCGAGGCCGGCAACATCTTTCTGGGCCGGATCATCGCGGACATCGCCGCGGAGCCTTCGGTCATCAACGATATGGCCTGGAAGACGGTCGGTCCACAGCGACTGACGGATGCCTATCGCAAATATCAATATTCGGCGCTGAGGATCTACCCCAGCCATTATTTCATCCCGCGCCACTTTTCCGGCGTGAGCTATGACGGCAGCGATCCGGTCTACGCCCACCAGCTCTGGGGTTCGACGCTCGATGCTTATGACGACCTGCACCGTCAGGACGTGACCGCCGTAGCGGATGCGGTGGTGTCGAAGCCTGTGCCACCGAAGCCCGTCGCGAAGCCGGCGCCGGAAGCACGCCTCGCGCCGGTGCGGCGCGCGGTTGCAACTGTGCCGGCCTGCGGGTCCCCGCTGGAGGCGCAGCATTCGCCCTATTTCGTGCAGCGCGTGACCGTCAGCGAGGAGATCTCCCAACTCGGCCGGCTCGAGGTGTTTCGCTACCTGTGCGAGGGCAAGCGCGTCCTGCATGTCGGTTGCGCGGATTGGCCGATCACCGATCCGGCGACCTCGCTCCATCTGGCGCTGGAGCCCTATTGCGCCGTACTCGACGGTCTCGACGTCCATGTCGAGGCGCTCGAACAGCTCGCGCCCTTCGCCAAGGGAAGGCTCTTTTCGAGCTTCGAGCAGGTCGAGGATCGCTATGACATGGTCCTCGTTCCCGAAGTCCTCGAACATGTGCCGAATGTGGCGGAGTTCATGCAGCAGCTTCAGGCCGTCGACGCCGAATGCTTTCTGATTTCGGTGCCCGACGCCTATCAGTGCCAGGCGCGGCATTTCGACTTCGTCAGCGAGTCACAGACATTCGTCGAGGTCGTCCATCCCGATCACAATGTCTGGTACACGCCCTACACCTTCTCGAACACGATCCAGAAGTACAGCGATCTGACGGTCGAACGCATGTGGTTCTTCAACCGCATATCCCTTCTGGCGCTGCTTTCCCGGCAATCGGTCGCGCTCGCAGCCTGA
- a CDS encoding heme exporter protein CcmB → MKGWLAIVLRDVRTAYQGGGALLPLVFFLLVATLFPFAVGPDGALLAKVGGGALWMAALLAALLPVDRLIAPDAEQGVLDQFAVRGFSDEAIAAAKILAHWLGFGPPLLLAALPAAALLRLDGATLLRLELGLAIGTPALAALGVMTSALILGLRGAGALAGLLMLPLAVPLLIFGAGALGPDGMGALKLLGAAALLLTALAPFAAGAALRAARE, encoded by the coding sequence ATGAAGGGCTGGCTCGCCATCGTCCTGCGCGACGTGCGGACCGCCTATCAGGGCGGCGGCGCGCTGCTGCCGCTGGTCTTCTTCCTGCTTGTCGCGACGCTCTTTCCCTTCGCGGTCGGCCCCGACGGGGCGCTCCTCGCCAAGGTCGGCGGCGGCGCACTGTGGATGGCGGCGCTGCTCGCGGCGCTCCTCCCCGTGGACCGGTTGATCGCCCCCGATGCCGAACAGGGCGTGCTCGACCAGTTCGCGGTGCGCGGTTTTTCGGACGAGGCGATCGCCGCCGCCAAGATCCTCGCCCATTGGCTGGGCTTCGGGCCGCCGCTGCTGCTCGCTGCCCTGCCCGCTGCGGCATTGCTCCGCCTCGACGGCGCGACGTTGCTCCGGCTCGAGCTCGGCCTCGCCATCGGCACACCAGCGCTCGCCGCGCTCGGCGTCATGACCAGCGCACTGATCCTGGGCCTGCGCGGCGCGGGCGCACTCGCGGGGCTGCTGATGCTGCCCTTGGCGGTGCCGCTGCTGATCTTCGGCGCCGGCGCGCTCGGCCCTGACGGGATGGGCGCGCTGAAGCTGCTCGGCGCCGCTGCCCTGCTGCTGACCGCCCTGGCTCCCTTTGCCGCGGGCGCCGCGCTGCGCGCCGCACGCGAATAG
- the ccmA gene encoding heme ABC exporter ATP-binding protein CcmA, translated as MTARLAFDRVACLRGDRLLFEGLSFALGAGNAALLTGPNGAGKSSLMRLAAGLLVPSAGKIDLHGRIAHAGEAPALDMRLPLGRALGFWAGIDGSEEGAVRGALERMGIANLVEVPVHMLSTGQRKRATLARILASRAEIWLLDEPGNGLDTASLGRLTEAMAVHRAGGGIVLLATHQPLDLPDALPIVLGRTTP; from the coding sequence ATGACGGCGCGGCTCGCCTTCGACCGGGTCGCCTGCCTGCGCGGCGATCGGCTGCTGTTCGAAGGGCTGAGCTTCGCACTGGGCGCGGGTAACGCCGCGCTGCTGACCGGTCCGAACGGCGCGGGCAAGTCCAGCCTGATGCGCCTCGCCGCCGGCCTGCTGGTGCCATCGGCAGGAAAGATCGACCTGCATGGCCGGATTGCCCATGCCGGCGAAGCCCCCGCGCTCGACATGCGCCTGCCGCTGGGCCGCGCGCTGGGATTCTGGGCCGGCATAGACGGGAGCGAAGAAGGCGCCGTGCGCGGCGCGCTCGAGCGGATGGGCATCGCCAACCTCGTCGAAGTCCCGGTCCATATGCTCTCGACCGGCCAGCGCAAGCGCGCGACGCTGGCACGCATCCTCGCCTCGCGCGCCGAAATCTGGCTGCTCGACGAGCCGGGCAATGGCCTCGACACCGCCTCGCTCGGCCGGTTGACCGAAGCGATGGCCGTGCACCGCGCGGGCGGCGGCATCGTGCTGCTGGCGACCCACCAGCCGCTCGACCTGCCCGATGCCCTGCCGATCGTCCTGGGCAGGACCACGCCATGA
- a CDS encoding metallopeptidase family protein: protein MSEGQTLPPTAERIEAIARATIARLPAEFARHLGDVVLKVEEFADDATLDEMGIENPFELTGLYTGLPLGSKSVDHSGTMPDMIHLYRRAILDEWVETDVALEALVAHVVIHEIGHHFGLSDADMHALEAMAG from the coding sequence ATGAGTGAAGGTCAAACCCTGCCGCCCACCGCCGAGCGGATCGAAGCAATCGCCCGCGCCACCATCGCCCGGCTGCCTGCCGAATTCGCCCGCCATCTGGGCGATGTGGTGCTCAAGGTGGAGGAATTCGCCGACGACGCGACGCTCGACGAAATGGGTATCGAAAACCCGTTCGAGCTGACCGGCCTCTATACCGGCCTGCCACTGGGTTCGAAGTCGGTCGACCATTCGGGCACCATGCCCGACATGATCCATCTCTACCGCCGCGCGATCCTCGACGAATGGGTCGAGACCGATGTGGCGCTAGAAGCGCTGGTCGCGCATGTCGTGATCCACGAAATCGGCCATCATTTCGGCCTGTCCGACGCGGACATGCACGCACTGGAGGCGATGGCCGGCTGA
- a CDS encoding 4a-hydroxytetrahydrobiopterin dehydratase, producing the protein MSIEALNEAERADALDALPDWDYDEARDAITRRFTFPDFSAAFAFMTRVALYAEKNDHHPEWSNVWNRVDILLTTHDAGGLSHRDIAMAEAIEALLE; encoded by the coding sequence TTGTCGATCGAAGCCCTGAACGAAGCCGAACGTGCCGATGCGCTCGATGCGCTGCCCGACTGGGACTATGACGAGGCACGTGATGCGATCACCCGCCGTTTCACTTTTCCGGACTTCTCCGCCGCTTTCGCCTTCATGACGCGGGTCGCGCTCTATGCCGAGAAGAACGACCATCACCCCGAATGGTCGAACGTCTGGAACCGGGTCGACATATTGCTGACCACGCATGACGCGGGCGGCCTGTCCCACCGCGATATCGCCATGGCCGAGGCGATCGAGGCCCTGCTCGAATAG
- a CDS encoding class I SAM-dependent methyltransferase yields MQLTTIVTEPWTDYGLVDSGHGRKLERYGRFSFIRPEPQAMWAPASANWEADGDFIGASDEDGGGKWHLSRDVPRGGWHMRWEEVRFTAQNTPFRHLAFFPDMAPQWSWMRDRTVEGDEVMNLFGYTGVGTLALAAKGARLTHVDASKKSVEAAKANAFLSDMADRPIRWMVDDAAKFAAREVRRGRRYDGIFLDPPKFGRGPNGETWRLEEHLPALIADCRALLDDKSKFLVLTVYAIRMSALAIGELLRQATADLGGTVEIGEMAVREEARGLLLPTAIFARWHRD; encoded by the coding sequence ATGCAGCTGACCACGATCGTCACCGAACCCTGGACCGATTACGGGCTGGTCGATTCAGGCCATGGCCGCAAGCTCGAGCGCTATGGCCGCTTCAGCTTCATCCGGCCCGAACCGCAGGCGATGTGGGCGCCCGCCTCGGCCAACTGGGAAGCAGATGGCGACTTCATCGGCGCCTCGGACGAGGATGGCGGCGGAAAATGGCATCTGTCTCGCGACGTGCCGCGCGGCGGCTGGCACATGCGCTGGGAAGAGGTGCGCTTCACCGCACAGAACACCCCCTTCCGCCACCTCGCCTTCTTCCCCGACATGGCGCCGCAATGGAGCTGGATGCGCGATCGGACGGTCGAGGGCGACGAGGTGATGAACCTGTTCGGCTACACCGGCGTGGGCACGCTGGCGCTCGCCGCCAAGGGTGCCCGCCTGACGCATGTCGATGCATCGAAGAAGTCAGTGGAGGCGGCCAAGGCCAATGCCTTCCTGTCGGACATGGCCGACCGCCCGATCCGCTGGATGGTCGACGACGCCGCGAAGTTCGCCGCGCGCGAGGTCCGGCGCGGGCGCCGGTATGACGGCATCTTCCTCGACCCGCCGAAGTTCGGGCGCGGTCCCAATGGCGAGACCTGGCGGCTGGAAGAACATCTTCCCGCGCTGATCGCCGACTGCCGCGCGCTGCTCGACGACAAGTCCAAATTCCTCGTGCTGACCGTCTACGCGATCCGCATGTCGGCGTTGGCGATCGGAGAATTGCTGCGCCAGGCGACCGCCGATCTCGGCGGCACCGTCGAAATCGGCGAGATGGCGGTGCGCGAGGAAGCGCGCGGTCTGCTGCTGCCGACCGCGATCTTCGCCCGCTGGCACCGGGACTGA